The following coding sequences are from one Amblyraja radiata isolate CabotCenter1 chromosome 40, sAmbRad1.1.pri, whole genome shotgun sequence window:
- the LOC116967623 gene encoding class II histocompatibility antigen, B-L beta chain-like: MRGNGRRRWPRGNGGGVAAAAALSLLFRFFMLDSAALGMHVGQMSFSSTGEDFTLAVLRFAFDGEEFIRFEYSLNKFVAKHPLAEPYADELNKNERVIRNVASTIRGLPLISHIVKEGIRAETAKPAITITSRRPNAHGLPLVLTCRVDGFYPRDITTTWLWNGKDIDQEVLRSNILPNFDGTFQMRLQLSVDPSRIGDTYSCQITHRSVPDNLTAVWVPQNQNVPVYGYVVGIMAGLVGILIAVSGGIMRWKVVRAPREDTQLCEDITSLPSPVPANVSEV, encoded by the exons ATGAGGGGCAATGGACGGCGGCGATGGCCGCGGGGGAATGGCGGTGGCGTCGCTGCTGCAGCCGCCCTCTCGCTGCTCTTCCGCTTCTTCATGCTCGACTCCGCGGCTCTGG GAATGCACGTGGGCCAAATGAGCTTTTCTAGCACTGGGGAAGATTTCACCCTGGCGGTCCTGCGATTTGCATTCGACGGCGAAGAGTTCATCCGCTTCGAATACTCCTTGAACAAGTTTGTAGCCAAACACCCCCTGGCGGAGCCATACGCCGACGAGCTGAACAAAAATGAGAGAGTTATCAGAAACGTTGCCAGCACCATTCGTGGCTTGCCGTTGATCTCGCACATAGTTAAAGAAGGCATCCGAGCTGAGACAG CGAAGCCTGCGATCACGATAACCTCAAGGCGTCCAAATGCACATGGACTTCCCTTGGTCCTGACCTGCAGAGTGGATGGATTTTACCCGAGGGACATCACTACCACCTGGCTGTGGAACGGCAAAGACATCGACCAAGAGGTGCTGAGGAGCAACATTCTGCCCAACTTTGACGGGACATTCCAGATGCGGCTACAGCTTAGTGTTGACCCCAGCAGAATCGGTGACACCTATTCCTGCCAAATCACACACAGAAGCGTGCCTGACAACCTGACTGCAGTGTGGG TTCCCCAGAATCAAAACGTACCAGTCTATGGATATGTGGTTGGAATAATGGCTGGATTAGTCGGTATTCTGATTGCTGTATCTGGAGGAATCATGAgatggaaag TTGTCCGTGCGCCGCGTGAAGATACCCAACTTTGTGAAGACATCACATCTTTGCCGAGCCCCGTCCCTGCAAatgtgtcagaagtttaa